From Amycolatopsis cihanbeyliensis, a single genomic window includes:
- a CDS encoding DUF3558 domain-containing protein, with protein sequence MTNTGWRTLAGAVGAIALLAGCSGAGEDEPTSRNVLGDLTTLDPCSLAEPDELAEFGHASIDAERDFTQFDMCLVDIDIADDDIGVTVGLLTELDNYPELADNRVREFDDGMWVGQDQGEGWCSQALVFADDVTLDVSASGGDDQQQELCTVAGTAMDTVVRKVRDDAVEQRDPATNSLQSIDACDLLPGGAAGLSPELAQAEQVASPSGQRCRWDPSPEEWDSAYASVRFGYGPEPDTKGHGHKETEIAGRRSVTGKVYERGSRNHDVAFCTVETAHIPFGGAGSPGAVEIAEVLVSLPGTDGDGETMCAKAEQLAGDVWAELPPA encoded by the coding sequence ATGACGAATACTGGGTGGCGGACGCTTGCCGGCGCGGTTGGCGCGATCGCGTTGCTCGCCGGTTGCAGTGGCGCCGGCGAGGACGAACCGACCTCGCGGAACGTGCTGGGCGACCTGACCACGTTGGACCCGTGCAGCCTCGCCGAACCGGATGAGCTCGCGGAGTTCGGCCACGCGTCGATCGATGCCGAGCGGGACTTCACCCAGTTCGACATGTGCCTGGTGGATATCGACATTGCGGATGACGACATCGGGGTGACCGTCGGGTTGCTGACCGAGTTGGACAATTATCCCGAGTTGGCCGACAATCGCGTTCGGGAGTTCGATGACGGAATGTGGGTCGGGCAGGACCAGGGTGAGGGCTGGTGCTCGCAGGCACTCGTGTTTGCCGACGACGTTACCCTGGATGTGTCCGCCAGCGGTGGGGATGACCAGCAGCAGGAGCTGTGCACCGTCGCGGGCACGGCGATGGACACGGTGGTCCGGAAGGTACGGGACGACGCGGTCGAGCAGCGGGACCCGGCCACGAACTCGTTGCAGTCGATCGACGCGTGCGACCTGTTGCCGGGCGGCGCCGCCGGGCTGTCGCCGGAACTGGCGCAGGCTGAGCAGGTCGCCAGCCCTTCCGGCCAGCGGTGCCGGTGGGACCCCTCGCCCGAGGAGTGGGACAGCGCGTACGCCTCGGTCCGGTTCGGTTACGGACCGGAGCCGGACACGAAGGGGCACGGTCACAAAGAGACCGAGATCGCCGGCAGGCGCTCGGTGACCGGGAAGGTCTACGAGCGTGGGTCACGCAACCACGACGTCGCGTTCTGCACCGTCGAGACAGCACATATCCCCTTCGGCGGCGCCGGGTCACCGGGCGCGGTGGAGATCGCCGAGGTGCTGGTGTCGCTGCCGGGCACCGATGGGGACGGGGAGACCATGTGCGCCAAGGCCGAACAACTCGCCGGGGACGTGTGGGCCGAGCTGCCCCCGGCGTGA
- a CDS encoding methionine synthase has product MHEQSWPSGAATGIGSMPGTDAAEAAAVVFGELPQFPYLPELPARGVGADLIGRTAALLVDIAVDVAPTGYRVTQRPGHRHRRAVDLLRWDFDALQDAQQRAGARPAVLKTQLAGPWTLAAGIELARGHRVLTDRGAVRDFADSLLEGLAAHVHELATRTGAQVVVQFDEPTLPEVLAGSLSTVSGYGTVDSVPAPEARELLSTVISGAGRITGQRVVVHCCAPRPPVALLRSAGAGALALDATLLDGAPARLLDELGEAWDAGTVFLLGLVPSESPEPRSRPDLHQVAEPALRLVDRLGFARSILAERAVPTPTCGLAGAEQDWMRRALALARDLGKAFVEPPEGW; this is encoded by the coding sequence GTGCATGAACAGTCCTGGCCATCCGGTGCGGCCACCGGTATCGGCTCGATGCCCGGTACCGACGCCGCCGAAGCCGCCGCCGTCGTTTTCGGCGAGCTGCCCCAGTTCCCGTACCTTCCCGAGTTGCCCGCCCGCGGGGTCGGCGCCGACCTGATCGGTCGCACGGCCGCGCTACTGGTGGACATCGCCGTCGATGTCGCGCCGACCGGCTACCGGGTGACCCAGCGGCCAGGGCACCGGCACCGGCGCGCGGTCGACCTGCTGCGCTGGGACTTCGACGCGCTCCAGGACGCGCAGCAGCGCGCGGGCGCCCGGCCGGCGGTGCTCAAGACCCAGCTGGCCGGCCCGTGGACCCTGGCCGCGGGGATCGAGCTGGCGCGGGGGCACCGGGTGCTCACCGATCGTGGCGCCGTACGGGACTTCGCCGACTCCCTGCTGGAGGGGCTCGCGGCCCATGTGCACGAGCTGGCCACCCGCACCGGGGCGCAGGTGGTGGTGCAGTTCGACGAGCCGACCCTGCCGGAGGTCCTGGCCGGTTCGCTGTCCACCGTCTCCGGTTACGGCACCGTCGACTCGGTGCCCGCCCCGGAGGCCCGCGAGCTGCTCAGCACGGTCATCTCCGGCGCCGGGCGGATCACCGGGCAGCGGGTCGTGGTGCACTGCTGCGCGCCCCGGCCACCGGTGGCCCTGTTGCGCTCGGCCGGTGCGGGGGCGCTCGCGCTGGACGCGACACTGCTCGACGGCGCCCCGGCCAGGTTGCTCGACGAGCTGGGCGAGGCATGGGACGCGGGCACGGTGTTCCTGCTCGGCCTGGTACCGAGTGAGTCACCCGAACCACGGTCGCGCCCGGATCTGCACCAGGTCGCCGAGCCCGCGCTGCGGCTGGTCGACCGGCTCGGTTTCGCCCGGTCGATCCTGGCCGAGCGGGCCGTCCCGACCCCGACCTGCGGCCTCGCCGGTGCCGAGCAGGACTGGATGCGGCGCGCGCTGGCGTTGGCCCGCGATCTGGGCAAAGCCTTCGTGGAGCCACCCGAGGGCTGGTAA
- a CDS encoding nitrilase-related carbon-nitrogen hydrolase yields the protein MRVALAQTDCRLGDVEGNLHDTERIIKEAATRGADLVVFPELSLTGYALGQLADDISLWPDDPRLADLARHGPDVVIGLLEDGRIRRHNSALYLSRGGMVHNHRKLYLPNYLIWEERKHASPGQRMRAFDTRHGRFATLICNDAWQPMLPWLAAQDGAELMIVPANSAAKLTGGSFDPAEYWHDLLTFTARMQQCWVVFVNRVGDEAGVRFWGGSRVIDPWGSAVATAPTWDASLTIVEVDQSAVRRRRREIPLLADARLGLLRRELERLINESGDD from the coding sequence ATGAGAGTGGCGCTCGCGCAAACGGACTGCCGGCTCGGCGACGTGGAGGGCAACCTGCACGACACCGAGCGGATCATCAAGGAAGCCGCGACCAGGGGCGCGGACCTGGTGGTCTTCCCCGAGCTCAGCCTCACCGGCTACGCGCTCGGGCAACTGGCCGACGACATCTCGCTGTGGCCGGACGACCCGCGGCTCGCCGACCTCGCCCGGCACGGCCCGGACGTGGTCATCGGGCTGCTCGAGGACGGCAGGATCAGAAGGCACAACTCGGCGCTCTACCTCTCCCGCGGCGGCATGGTGCACAACCACCGCAAGCTGTACCTGCCGAACTACCTGATCTGGGAGGAACGCAAGCACGCCAGCCCCGGGCAGCGCATGCGTGCCTTCGACACCCGGCACGGCCGGTTCGCGACGCTGATCTGCAACGACGCCTGGCAACCGATGCTGCCCTGGCTCGCCGCGCAGGACGGCGCCGAGCTGATGATCGTGCCGGCGAACAGCGCCGCCAAGCTCACCGGTGGTTCCTTCGACCCCGCCGAGTACTGGCACGACCTGCTCACCTTCACCGCGCGCATGCAACAGTGCTGGGTGGTGTTCGTGAACCGGGTCGGCGACGAGGCCGGGGTACGGTTCTGGGGCGGCTCCAGGGTGATCGACCCCTGGGGTTCGGCCGTGGCCACCGCACCGACCTGGGATGCGTCACTCACCATCGTGGAGGTCGACCAGAGCGCGGTACGCAGGCGGCGCAGGGAGATCCCGCTGCTCGCCGACGCCAGGCTCGGCCTGCTACGCAGGGAGCTGGAACGGTTGATCAACGAGAGCGGGGACGATTGA
- a CDS encoding GNAT family N-acetyltransferase — MGSDVTVRLARPQELTEIGEITVAAYRADGFAGPAVEDGYARQLRDAARRAEHAELLVAVDEQGAVLGSVTVVLPDTEYSEVCRAGEIEFRMLAVAPAARGRGVGEALTRAVLRRAREERATRVVLCSLDLMRTAHRLYERLGFQRMPERDWCPAPDVRLLCYGLESAASLAVEHDDRAARQDQPG, encoded by the coding sequence ATGGGTAGTGATGTCACGGTACGGCTCGCCAGACCGCAGGAACTGACCGAGATCGGCGAGATCACGGTCGCCGCCTACCGGGCGGACGGCTTCGCGGGTCCCGCGGTGGAGGACGGCTACGCCCGCCAGCTGCGTGATGCCGCGCGCCGCGCCGAACACGCCGAACTGCTGGTCGCCGTGGACGAACAGGGCGCCGTGCTGGGCTCGGTGACCGTGGTGCTGCCGGACACCGAGTACTCCGAGGTCTGCCGGGCCGGCGAGATCGAGTTCCGGATGCTGGCGGTGGCACCGGCCGCACGGGGACGCGGGGTGGGGGAGGCCCTCACCAGGGCGGTGCTGCGGCGGGCACGGGAGGAGCGGGCGACGCGGGTGGTGCTGTGCAGCCTGGACCTGATGCGGACCGCGCACCGGCTCTACGAGCGGCTGGGCTTTCAGCGGATGCCCGAACGCGACTGGTGTCCCGCGCCGGACGTCCGCCTGCTCTGCTACGGCCTGGAGTCAGCGGCGTCGCTTGCGGTAGAGCACGACGACCGTGCTGCCCGCCAGGATCAGCCCGGCTAG
- a CDS encoding pyridoxal phosphate-dependent decarboxylase family protein has protein sequence MDIGQSALKLIMEAVGDFSHAPASMFRSEADIYSRVGVPPTESGGDLTEALDVFREAAREGLETAGPHYFGYVPTGGLYTSAIADLLTKALNRSTGLAGFSPALVAMEEGVIRWLCREFELPRGAGGIITTGGSTAHLAALVAARHDRLGERFADGTIYVTEHTHYSVAKAARIAGFPASAVRTVPTTPQLRMDPVAVAELIAHDRRYGRRPFLLVANAGTTSTGTVDPLAELGALAEREGLWFHVDGAYGGFFRLTERGRGLLRGIEAADSLVVDPHKSLFAPYGTGMLLVRDPLPLRAAHHGTGDYLQDLYPSPVPHYADYGAELTRECRGFRLWLPLWLHGVGAFREALDEKLDLAEYAYQELSRGGYFHCPWQPDLSTVCFTLTSGGEEANRRLLESVNAEGRIYLSSTVLDGEYYLRLCVLSHRTHAEHVTEALAVLHEHAHQPARQVMTGLPA, from the coding sequence ATGGACATCGGTCAGTCGGCGCTGAAACTCATCATGGAAGCGGTCGGCGATTTCTCCCACGCGCCGGCTTCGATGTTTCGCTCGGAGGCCGACATCTACTCGAGGGTCGGTGTCCCGCCCACCGAGAGCGGCGGCGACCTCACCGAGGCGCTCGACGTTTTCCGCGAGGCGGCGCGGGAGGGGTTGGAGACGGCGGGACCGCACTACTTCGGCTACGTGCCGACCGGCGGGCTGTACACCTCGGCGATCGCGGACCTGCTGACCAAAGCGTTGAACCGGTCGACCGGGCTGGCCGGGTTCTCCCCGGCGCTGGTCGCCATGGAGGAGGGCGTCATCCGCTGGCTGTGCCGCGAGTTCGAGCTGCCAAGGGGCGCGGGCGGGATCATCACCACCGGCGGGTCGACGGCGCACCTGGCCGCGCTGGTCGCGGCGCGGCACGACCGGCTCGGTGAGCGGTTCGCCGACGGCACGATCTACGTTACCGAGCACACTCACTACTCGGTGGCCAAGGCGGCGAGAATAGCCGGCTTCCCCGCCTCGGCGGTGCGTACCGTGCCGACCACACCCCAGTTGCGGATGGACCCGGTCGCTGTGGCGGAGCTGATCGCACACGATCGCCGGTACGGGCGGCGGCCGTTCCTGCTGGTCGCCAACGCGGGCACCACAAGCACCGGCACGGTCGATCCGCTCGCCGAACTCGGTGCGCTGGCCGAGCGGGAGGGGTTGTGGTTCCACGTCGACGGTGCCTACGGCGGCTTCTTCCGGCTGACCGAGCGTGGGCGCGGGCTGCTGCGCGGGATCGAGGCCGCGGACTCCCTTGTGGTCGATCCGCACAAGTCGCTTTTCGCGCCGTACGGCACCGGCATGCTGCTGGTGCGTGACCCGTTGCCGCTGCGCGCCGCGCACCACGGCACCGGGGATTACCTGCAGGACCTGTATCCGAGTCCCGTTCCGCACTACGCGGACTACGGCGCCGAACTCACCCGAGAATGCCGGGGTTTTCGGCTGTGGCTGCCGTTGTGGCTGCATGGCGTGGGCGCTTTCCGGGAAGCGCTCGACGAGAAACTCGACCTCGCCGAGTACGCCTATCAGGAACTGTCGAGAGGTGGGTATTTTCATTGCCCGTGGCAGCCCGACCTGTCCACAGTGTGTTTCACACTGACCTCCGGTGGCGAGGAGGCGAACCGCAGGTTACTGGAATCGGTCAACGCCGAGGGCAGGATCTACCTTTCCAGCACCGTGCTGGACGGCGAGTACTACCTGCGGCTGTGCGTGCTGTCCCACCGCACGCATGCCGAACACGTGACCGAGGCACTGGCCGTGCTGCACGAACACGCCCACCAACCGGCGAGGCAGGTGATGACCGGCCTTCCGGCTTGA
- the ligA gene encoding NAD-dependent DNA ligase LigA, with protein MSSDELPVDQVDADAAQDLADVPARVRDRHAELAEEVRGHQFRYYVLDAPTISDGAFDALLRELVELEQTYPGLASPESPTQQVGGTFSTDFATHDHLERMLSLDNAFDLEELQAWVDRVEREVGGSTRYLCELKIDGLAINLLYEHGRLTRALTRGDGRTGEDVTLNVRTLEQVPETLSSSPEFPVPALVEVRAEVFFRIEDFLELNAGLVAAGKPPFANPRNTAAGSLRQKDPRITRSRKLRLICHGLGRREGFEPERQSESYQALATWGLPVSEHVRVIDTAGGLVEHIRYWDEHRHDAEHEIDGVVVKVDQVSLQRRLGSTSRAPRWAIAYKYPPEEANTTLLDIQVNVGRTGRVTPFAVMEPVKVAGSTVSMATLHNAEEVRRKGVLVGDRVVIRKAGDVIPEVLGPVTEVRTGEEREFLMPTRCPECGTPLAHQKESDVDIRCPNARSCPAQLRERLFHLAGRGAFDIEVLGYESATALLDSGVVADEGDIFDLDEDKLMQVELFRTKAGELSANGHKLLANLEAAKDRPLWKVIVGLSIRHVGPTAAQALAREFGSLERIENADEQELSDVDGVGPTIAHAVQEWFSVDWHREVVAKWRRAGVRMAEERDESIPRHLEGLSIVVTGSLAGLSRDEAKEAIMARGGKAAGSVSKKTAFVVAGDTPGSKYDKAVQLKVPVLDEAGFRVLLDRGPEAAAELALTTGEEAESDG; from the coding sequence GTGAGCAGCGACGAGCTTCCAGTGGACCAGGTGGACGCGGACGCGGCGCAGGACCTCGCGGACGTGCCCGCGCGGGTGCGGGACCGGCATGCCGAGCTGGCCGAGGAGGTCAGGGGGCACCAGTTCCGCTACTACGTGCTGGACGCGCCGACGATCTCCGACGGCGCGTTCGACGCCCTGCTGCGCGAGCTGGTGGAGCTGGAGCAGACCTACCCCGGTCTCGCTTCCCCGGAGTCGCCCACCCAGCAGGTCGGGGGCACCTTCTCCACCGACTTCGCCACGCATGACCACCTCGAGCGCATGCTCAGCCTGGACAACGCGTTCGACCTGGAGGAGCTGCAGGCCTGGGTGGACCGGGTGGAACGGGAGGTCGGCGGCTCGACCCGGTACCTGTGCGAGCTCAAGATCGACGGCCTCGCGATCAACCTGCTGTACGAGCACGGCCGGCTCACCCGTGCGCTGACCAGGGGTGATGGCCGTACCGGCGAGGACGTCACGTTGAACGTCCGCACCCTGGAGCAGGTACCGGAGACGTTGAGCTCCTCGCCCGAGTTCCCGGTGCCCGCACTGGTCGAGGTGCGCGCCGAGGTGTTCTTCCGGATCGAGGACTTCCTCGAGCTGAACGCCGGGCTGGTGGCCGCGGGCAAGCCGCCGTTCGCCAACCCGCGCAACACCGCCGCCGGCTCGTTGCGGCAGAAGGACCCCAGGATCACCCGCAGTCGCAAGCTCCGGCTGATCTGCCACGGCCTCGGCAGGCGGGAGGGGTTCGAGCCGGAGCGCCAGTCCGAGTCGTACCAGGCGCTGGCGACCTGGGGGCTGCCGGTGTCCGAGCACGTCCGGGTGATCGACACCGCCGGGGGGTTGGTCGAGCACATTCGGTACTGGGACGAGCACCGGCACGACGCCGAGCACGAGATCGACGGCGTCGTGGTCAAGGTGGACCAGGTGTCCCTACAGCGCAGGCTGGGCAGCACCTCGCGGGCGCCGCGCTGGGCCATCGCCTACAAGTACCCGCCCGAGGAGGCGAACACCACGTTGCTGGACATCCAGGTCAACGTGGGCCGAACCGGGAGGGTGACCCCGTTCGCGGTGATGGAACCGGTGAAGGTCGCCGGTTCCACGGTCTCCATGGCCACCCTGCACAACGCCGAGGAGGTCAGGCGCAAGGGCGTGCTGGTCGGGGATCGGGTGGTGATCCGCAAGGCGGGCGACGTGATCCCCGAGGTGCTCGGACCGGTCACCGAGGTGCGGACCGGCGAGGAGCGCGAGTTCCTGATGCCGACCCGCTGCCCGGAGTGCGGCACCCCGCTGGCGCACCAGAAGGAGAGCGATGTCGACATCCGTTGCCCGAACGCGCGCTCCTGCCCGGCGCAGCTGCGCGAGCGGCTGTTCCACCTGGCCGGTCGGGGCGCCTTCGACATCGAGGTGCTCGGCTACGAGTCGGCGACCGCCTTGCTGGACTCCGGCGTGGTGGCCGACGAGGGGGACATCTTCGATCTGGACGAGGACAAGCTCATGCAGGTCGAGCTGTTCCGTACCAAGGCGGGGGAGCTCTCGGCGAACGGGCACAAGCTGCTCGCCAACCTGGAGGCGGCGAAGGACCGGCCGCTGTGGAAGGTGATCGTCGGCCTTTCCATCCGGCACGTCGGCCCCACTGCGGCACAGGCGCTCGCCAGGGAGTTCGGTTCCCTGGAACGGATCGAGAACGCTGACGAGCAAGAACTATCCGATGTGGATGGTGTGGGGCCGACGATCGCGCACGCGGTGCAGGAATGGTTCTCCGTCGACTGGCATCGCGAGGTGGTGGCGAAATGGCGCCGCGCGGGCGTGCGCATGGCGGAGGAGCGGGACGAGTCCATCCCACGCCACCTCGAGGGTCTCTCCATCGTGGTCACCGGCTCCCTCGCGGGGCTTTCCAGGGACGAGGCCAAGGAAGCGATCATGGCGCGCGGCGGGAAGGCCGCGGGTTCGGTGTCCAAGAAGACCGCTTTCGTGGTCGCCGGGGACACCCCGGGTTCGAAGTACGACAAGGCAGTGCAGTTGAAGGTGCCGGTGCTGGACGAGGCCGGTTTCCGCGTTCTGCTGGACCGCGGCCCGGAGGCGGCGGCCGAGCTGGCGCTGACCACGGGAGAGGAAGCCGAGTCGGATGGGTAG
- a CDS encoding MBL fold metallo-hydrolase: MNTSPSLPAEDDGTRHWTEPGIYTVAPGVYRIPLPMPNDGLRAVNVYALTDGDTLVLIDSGWAVPEARERLGEALRGIGAGLGDVSRFLITHVHRDHYTMAIALRREFGGKVALGSLEEPSLTAAANPTRRSMDTQARLLVRCGAGPLLAELAREYGDLPRQHIDLWERPDEWLEPGPRTVLPGRKLEVVHTPGHTTGHVVFADEDAGLLFAGDHVLPHITPSIGFEAVPAELPLRDFLDSLRLVRAMPDRRLLPAHGPVTASVHRRVDELLDHHDRRLVVIAETVASGANTAYAAAHLLRWTRRERELLELDVFNRTLAVLETAAHLDLLVHQGRLTATDQDGVRCYATS; the protein is encoded by the coding sequence TTGAACACCAGCCCGTCGCTGCCTGCCGAGGACGACGGCACGCGGCACTGGACAGAACCGGGAATCTACACCGTCGCACCGGGCGTATACCGGATACCGTTGCCGATGCCGAACGACGGGCTGCGCGCGGTGAACGTCTACGCGCTCACCGACGGCGACACGCTCGTCCTGATCGACTCGGGTTGGGCCGTGCCGGAGGCGCGGGAGCGGCTGGGCGAGGCCCTGCGCGGGATCGGCGCCGGACTCGGCGACGTGAGCCGGTTTCTGATCACCCACGTGCACCGCGACCACTACACCATGGCCATCGCGCTGCGCAGGGAGTTCGGTGGCAAGGTCGCCCTCGGCAGCCTGGAGGAGCCCTCGCTGACGGCGGCGGCCAACCCGACGCGGCGCTCGATGGACACGCAGGCCCGCCTGCTGGTGCGCTGCGGCGCCGGCCCGTTGCTCGCGGAGCTGGCCCGCGAGTACGGCGACCTTCCGCGGCAGCACATCGACCTGTGGGAGCGACCGGACGAGTGGTTGGAACCGGGCCCCCGCACGGTGCTACCTGGCCGCAAACTCGAGGTGGTGCACACTCCCGGTCACACCACCGGGCACGTGGTCTTCGCCGATGAGGACGCGGGGTTGCTGTTCGCCGGAGACCACGTGCTACCGCACATCACCCCGTCCATCGGTTTCGAGGCGGTCCCCGCGGAGTTGCCGCTGCGCGACTTCCTCGACTCGCTACGACTCGTGCGCGCGATGCCGGACCGCAGGCTGCTCCCGGCACACGGCCCGGTGACGGCGAGCGTGCACCGGCGGGTGGACGAGTTGCTGGACCATCACGACCGCAGGCTCGTCGTCATCGCCGAGACCGTGGCCTCCGGCGCGAACACCGCCTACGCGGCGGCACACCTGCTGCGCTGGACGCGGCGGGAGCGGGAACTGCTCGAGCTGGACGTGTTCAACCGCACGCTGGCCGTGCTGGAGACCGCGGCGCACCTCGACCTGCTGGTGCACCAGGGCAGGCTGACCGCGACCGACCAGGACGGCGTCCGTTGCTACGCGACGAGCTGA